The following proteins come from a genomic window of Phnomibacter ginsenosidimutans:
- a CDS encoding M16 family metallopeptidase: MIHYEKFMLPNGLTVIVHPDFSTPMAVVNVMYDVGARDENPDRTGFAHLFEHLMFGGSINIPEYDEPLQMAGGENNAYTTNDLTNYYIQLPVENLETAFWLESDRMLSLAFSPESLEVQRKVVCEEFKEHYINKPYGDVWHKLRELSYTQHPYRWMTIGKELRHVEEAQLDDVKNFFFKHYTPCNAILVVAGPVQTAEVKALAEKWFGDIPSGTKYVRQLPKEPVQTAPRRMDVTASVPLDAFYKTWHVCGRQDAAYHATDLITEVLGSGASSRLYQHLVKEQRLFSNIECYHFGSIDPGMLVIEGKLVKGITPEAAEAAVQAEIAQLLQQGVTEQELQKAKNKTESIISFEDMSLMNRANNLAFYELLGDAAEMNTELNKYQSVTAAQFMETANTIFTETNSNTLYYRSNMN; the protein is encoded by the coding sequence ATGATTCACTACGAAAAATTCATGTTGCCCAACGGGCTTACTGTTATCGTTCATCCTGATTTTAGCACCCCCATGGCCGTGGTAAATGTGATGTACGATGTAGGTGCCCGTGATGAAAACCCGGACCGCACCGGCTTTGCCCATTTGTTTGAGCACCTCATGTTTGGCGGCAGCATCAACATACCCGAATACGACGAGCCGTTGCAAATGGCCGGCGGCGAAAACAATGCCTATACTACCAACGACCTCACCAACTACTACATACAACTGCCGGTAGAAAATTTGGAAACCGCTTTCTGGCTCGAAAGCGACCGCATGCTGAGCCTCGCATTTAGCCCCGAAAGTTTGGAAGTACAACGCAAAGTGGTTTGTGAAGAATTCAAAGAACACTACATCAATAAACCATACGGCGATGTGTGGCACAAATTGCGGGAGCTGAGCTATACACAGCATCCCTATCGCTGGATGACCATTGGCAAAGAACTACGCCATGTAGAAGAAGCGCAGCTCGACGATGTAAAAAACTTTTTCTTCAAGCACTACACCCCTTGCAATGCTATACTAGTGGTGGCCGGGCCTGTACAAACAGCCGAGGTAAAAGCACTGGCAGAAAAATGGTTTGGTGATATTCCGTCGGGTACAAAATATGTACGCCAGCTGCCCAAAGAACCAGTGCAAACTGCCCCCCGCCGCATGGATGTAACGGCCAGTGTGCCGCTGGATGCTTTTTACAAAACCTGGCACGTATGCGGCCGGCAAGATGCAGCCTATCATGCTACCGATTTGATTACCGAAGTATTGGGCAGTGGCGCCAGCAGCAGGCTGTATCAGCATTTGGTAAAAGAGCAACGCTTGTTCAGCAATATTGAATGCTACCACTTTGGCAGCATCGACCCGGGTATGTTGGTAATTGAAGGCAAGCTGGTAAAAGGCATTACCCCCGAAGCTGCAGAAGCTGCTGTGCAGGCCGAAATTGCACAACTCTTACAACAAGGTGTAACCGAACAAGAATTGCAAAAAGCCAAAAACAAAACGGAAAGCATCATCTCCTTTGAAGACATGAGCCTGATGAACCGGGCCAACAACCTGGCATTTTATGAGCTGCTGGGCGATGCTGCTGAAATGAATACAGAGCTGAATAAATACCAAAGCGTTACAGCCGCTCAATTCATGGAAACGGCAAACACGATTTTCACCGAAACCAACAGCAATACCTTGTACTATCGAAGCAATATGAACTGA
- a CDS encoding T9SS type A sorting domain-containing protein, translated as MQTYTNVTGINWNPNWGQSTVVSEVQVAGNDTRKYANLNYQGFEFTPALNLTGMTKLHFDIWSPDCTQFQFYLISPGPVEIPATITPTLSGWKSVDVDLSNFSPVVLSNVFQFKIVGTPFGTSTVWLDNIYFYKSAALPTSPTTAAPTPPARNAGDVISVFSNAYTNITGVNFNPGWGQSTVIADEQIAGNDTKKYSTLNYQGFELSPALNLTGMTKLHFDLWTPNSTQFKFFLISPGPVESAVTVTPTLSEWVSVDVDLSTFGSVVMNNVFQFKLESLPFGTTTAWLDNIYFYKEGSLPVKFNGFTAAANAGAVLLKWGTASESNNKGFTVEKSADGLTWSDIGFVAGAGNSNSQRQYVFTDNKPGKGNNYYRLKQTDLDGKQAFSEVRMVNMAAKRGAVTVFPNPAKGMVYLNTDAVSGTLQYQLLNMNGKAVLSGQVNVSNGQQSINIQTVPAGTYLLRLTANGVSSTEKLIVQ; from the coding sequence GTGCAGACTTATACCAACGTAACCGGTATCAACTGGAATCCCAACTGGGGGCAGTCTACCGTAGTAAGCGAAGTACAGGTGGCAGGCAATGATACCCGCAAATATGCCAACCTCAACTATCAGGGCTTTGAGTTTACGCCGGCCCTCAACCTCACCGGCATGACCAAACTGCACTTTGATATCTGGTCGCCCGACTGTACGCAGTTTCAGTTCTATCTTATCAGTCCCGGACCTGTAGAAATACCAGCTACCATTACCCCAACCTTAAGCGGTTGGAAAAGTGTAGATGTAGACCTGAGTAACTTTAGTCCTGTAGTGCTGAGCAATGTGTTTCAGTTTAAAATAGTAGGCACACCATTTGGCACCAGTACGGTATGGCTCGACAATATTTATTTCTATAAGAGTGCTGCATTGCCTACTTCACCCACCACTGCCGCACCTACACCACCGGCCAGAAATGCAGGTGATGTAATTTCTGTTTTCAGTAATGCATACACCAATATTACCGGTGTCAACTTCAATCCGGGTTGGGGTCAGTCTACGGTGATTGCAGATGAGCAAATTGCCGGTAACGACACGAAGAAATATTCTACCCTCAACTATCAGGGCTTTGAATTGTCGCCTGCTTTGAACCTCACCGGCATGACGAAGCTTCACTTCGATTTGTGGACGCCAAACAGCACCCAATTCAAGTTCTTCCTCATTAGCCCCGGACCTGTGGAATCGGCCGTAACTGTTACACCTACGCTGAGCGAATGGGTAAGTGTAGATGTTGATCTCTCCACTTTTGGCTCGGTAGTGATGAATAACGTATTCCAATTTAAGCTAGAGTCGTTGCCATTTGGTACTACCACTGCATGGCTCGATAATATTTATTTCTACAAGGAAGGCTCCTTGCCTGTGAAGTTTAATGGCTTTACTGCTGCCGCCAATGCGGGTGCCGTATTGCTGAAATGGGGTACTGCCAGCGAAAGCAACAACAAAGGCTTTACCGTGGAAAAAAGTGCTGACGGCCTTACCTGGAGCGACATTGGTTTTGTAGCCGGTGCAGGCAATAGCAACAGTCAGCGTCAGTATGTATTTACCGACAACAAACCCGGTAAAGGCAACAACTACTATCGCCTGAAACAAACAGATCTGGATGGCAAACAAGCCTTTAGCGAAGTACGCATGGTGAACATGGCCGCCAAGCGTGGCGCAGTGACGGTATTCCCCAATCCTGCCAAGGGTATGGTATACCTCAACACCGATGCGGTGAGTGGTACACTGCAGTATCAGCTGCTGAACATGAATGGCAAAGCGGTGCTGAGTGGCCAAGTGAACGTAAGCAATGGCCAGCAAAGCATTAATATTCAAACCGTGCCAGCAGGTACGTATCTGTTGCGGTTGACTGCCAATGGCGTTAGCAGCACAGAAAAACTGATTGTGCAGTAA
- a CDS encoding carbohydrate binding domain-containing protein yields MKKLYATLSLLLAAFTIGMAQPAVFDDDYAAGISFSAFGGSANSLTIDAANARPGSSGTKSLKVDVPAAGYTGGAMVAATNANLSAYNAVSFWVKASKAVTLNVSGLGNNAASDAYQTELNNVAVSTSWVKVIIPIPDASKLTAINGLFHFAEGSDEGAYTLWFDDITYENLTGGIIGTPTAVMDNQSLTKAVGGTFTATGVRATFPVNSVNTQITLKGVYLTFTSNPVGRITFDANGICTAATVGSATVTATLQGAAVTGSISVTVSGAASEPNTAAPTPPARSAGDVLSVYSADLYQRNRYQLESQLGAVYRSKRSTGGRQ; encoded by the coding sequence ATGAAAAAACTCTACGCAACACTATCCTTGTTGCTGGCGGCATTCACTATAGGCATGGCGCAACCCGCAGTATTCGACGACGATTATGCGGCCGGTATCAGCTTCTCTGCTTTTGGCGGTTCTGCCAATAGCTTGACTATTGATGCAGCCAATGCAAGGCCCGGTTCATCGGGTACCAAATCTTTAAAGGTAGATGTACCAGCCGCAGGTTACACTGGCGGCGCCATGGTCGCTGCTACCAATGCCAACCTCAGTGCTTACAATGCAGTTTCTTTTTGGGTAAAAGCCAGTAAGGCCGTTACACTCAATGTAAGTGGCTTGGGTAACAATGCCGCTTCTGATGCTTATCAAACTGAGCTCAACAACGTAGCGGTTAGTACCTCTTGGGTAAAAGTGATTATTCCCATTCCGGATGCGTCAAAACTCACTGCCATCAATGGTTTGTTTCACTTTGCCGAAGGCTCAGATGAAGGCGCTTATACCTTGTGGTTCGATGACATTACTTATGAAAATCTTACCGGTGGTATCATTGGTACACCCACTGCAGTGATGGACAACCAAAGCCTTACCAAAGCCGTTGGTGGCACATTTACCGCCACTGGCGTAAGAGCTACTTTTCCGGTGAATAGTGTGAACACACAAATCACATTGAAAGGTGTTTATCTCACCTTCACCAGCAATCCTGTTGGCCGCATTACGTTTGATGCCAACGGTATTTGTACTGCTGCTACTGTAGGTTCGGCTACTGTAACGGCAACCCTGCAAGGTGCAGCTGTCACAGGTTCAATATCCGTTACTGTATCTGGAGCTGCCAGCGAACCTAATACTGCAGCACCTACACCACCAGCCCGCAGTGCCGGCGATGTACTGTCTGTATACAGTGCAGACTTATACCAACGTAACCGGTATCAACTGGAATCCCAACTGGGGGCAGTCTACCGTAGTAAGCGAAGTACAGGTGGCAGGCAATGA
- a CDS encoding glycoside hydrolase family 16 protein → MKKLVYSIVTLVAVMQLSSCTEEKVIPPITAPQVIIDKDWKFETTPTWQDNFDGTSVDQSKWTFETGGSGWGNNELQNYTNGNNAKIENGALVIEARRESSNGREYSSTRMISKGKGEWLYGRFEIRAKLPKGRGTWPAIWMLSADNNYGTWPASGEIDIMEHVGYDPEKVHCSVHTSAYNHTRNTQKTASRMVPGALDAFHVYRVDWTPYAVRGYVDNVQYFEFINENKGFTAWPFDKKFFMILNVAVGGNWGGAQGVDNTIFPARMEVDYVKVFKMIEQ, encoded by the coding sequence ATGAAGAAATTAGTGTATTCTATAGTAACGCTGGTTGCAGTGATGCAACTGAGCAGCTGCACCGAAGAAAAAGTGATTCCGCCCATTACTGCACCGCAGGTAATTATTGACAAAGACTGGAAATTTGAAACCACACCTACCTGGCAGGACAATTTTGACGGCACTAGTGTAGACCAAAGCAAGTGGACATTTGAAACAGGCGGCAGTGGTTGGGGCAACAATGAATTGCAGAATTATACCAATGGCAACAATGCCAAAATTGAAAATGGTGCATTGGTAATAGAAGCCCGCCGCGAAAGCAGCAATGGCCGTGAATACAGCAGCACCCGAATGATTTCGAAAGGCAAGGGCGAATGGTTGTATGGCCGTTTTGAAATACGTGCCAAGCTGCCCAAGGGCCGTGGTACATGGCCCGCCATTTGGATGCTGAGTGCAGACAACAATTATGGTACCTGGCCTGCCAGTGGTGAAATTGACATCATGGAGCATGTGGGTTATGATCCGGAAAAAGTACACTGCAGTGTACACACATCTGCCTACAACCATACCCGCAACACGCAAAAAACCGCCAGCCGTATGGTGCCCGGTGCTTTGGATGCGTTTCATGTATACCGCGTAGACTGGACTCCTTACGCAGTTCGCGGTTATGTAGACAATGTGCAGTACTTCGAATTCATCAATGAAAACAAAGGGTTTACTGCATGGCCTTTCGATAAAAAGTTCTTCATGATTTTGAACGTAGCCGTAGGCGGTAACTGGGGTGGTGCGCAAGGGGTAGACAATACCATCTTCCCTGCCAGAATGGAAGTAGACTACGTGAAAGTGTTTAAGATGATTGAACAGTAA
- a CDS encoding PKD domain-containing protein, with protein MKQLHKYSVVVMAAAMSLLSACTKTIPELSGTASVADFSFVQAPASDTLPYAYKVQFTNQSKEEFLYQWDFGDNAALSSEKSPLHTYKVGGTYDVRLTTVGTNGNNSITKKVFVNDACSNAFFKVLTNCGTSEWTWSLDGDAIKVLSPDGTQVYFAGAAAGCQADDVYKFGADGSFIYDANGQTFDVQSGYSCQGPKSNALTYKVVAKTGQQPVIILGPTSNGVGSPFIGTTDVVRNNSYKVVNYTDGTMTLQSVLGGGELLEVKLKRKVALTLADIKQLLTGATSKGWKLDGTPGANAIIVGTEGNPAEYFGGGPLADCQLDDVYTFTTANAINYNANGATFNGGNIAPNYNCGSDRSYNSTFTFAATTGGVAGIATVTLPGTPLPAFIGTTDVPDNTYRIIEISPTRMTLRAGSGSGTVFQFKMVAQ; from the coding sequence ATGAAACAATTACATAAATACAGTGTAGTGGTTATGGCAGCAGCCATGAGCTTGCTGTCTGCTTGCACCAAAACCATTCCGGAACTGAGCGGCACTGCTTCTGTGGCAGACTTCAGCTTTGTACAGGCCCCTGCCAGCGATACGCTTCCGTATGCATACAAAGTGCAGTTTACCAACCAGAGCAAAGAAGAGTTTTTATACCAGTGGGACTTTGGCGATAACGCAGCTTTGTCATCAGAAAAAAGCCCGTTGCATACCTACAAAGTAGGTGGCACTTACGATGTTCGCTTAACAACTGTAGGTACCAATGGCAATAACTCCATTACCAAAAAGGTATTTGTAAATGATGCCTGCAGCAATGCCTTCTTTAAAGTGTTGACGAACTGTGGTACTTCTGAATGGACATGGAGCCTCGACGGCGATGCCATCAAAGTATTGTCGCCCGATGGTACACAGGTGTATTTTGCCGGCGCTGCCGCTGGTTGTCAGGCCGATGATGTGTACAAGTTTGGCGCTGACGGTTCTTTTATTTATGACGCCAACGGACAAACTTTTGATGTGCAAAGCGGCTATAGCTGTCAGGGTCCTAAGTCCAATGCGCTTACCTATAAAGTAGTGGCCAAAACAGGCCAGCAACCCGTGATTATTTTGGGCCCCACCAGCAATGGCGTTGGTAGTCCGTTTATTGGCACCACAGATGTGGTACGCAATAACAGCTACAAAGTGGTGAACTATACCGATGGTACCATGACGCTGCAATCAGTATTGGGCGGTGGCGAATTGCTGGAGGTAAAACTGAAGCGTAAAGTGGCGCTTACATTGGCCGACATTAAGCAACTGCTGACTGGTGCTACCAGCAAAGGCTGGAAGCTTGATGGAACACCCGGTGCCAATGCCATTATTGTTGGTACAGAAGGCAACCCTGCTGAGTATTTTGGTGGTGGTCCGCTGGCCGATTGTCAGTTAGATGATGTGTACACATTTACTACGGCCAACGCTATAAACTACAATGCTAACGGTGCTACTTTCAACGGTGGCAATATTGCGCCCAACTACAACTGTGGCAGCGACCGTTCTTACAACAGCACCTTTACGTTTGCAGCTACCACCGGCGGTGTAGCAGGTATTGCAACCGTTACATTGCCAGGCACACCGTTGCCCGCCTTTATTGGTACCACAGATGTACCGGATAATACTTATCGCATCATCGAAATTTCTCCCACCCGAATGACACTCCGTGCCGGCAGTGGCAGCGGTACTGTGTTCCAGTTTAAAATGGTAGCACAATAA